ATTGCACTTGTAACAACCAACTTCTGATGGAGGAGAGGGAATTGGACAGGATAGTGATTCATTACTTAGTTtgttttggggggtgggggaagaggaTACTATGATGGTATTCATACAACATAATGGGTAAAGACGCAGAGAAGACAGCATCTCCCCATATAAGATGTgttccccccaccccaaaaaataaataaataattaaaaaggcTTGCCTTGGAGATCCTTTTATTCGCCTTCGAAACAAcggcacacccatgcattcggcATAGCTAACCACTATTTGGTGACCAACCTGAggaagcaaacaaataaaataaatgcacAACTTCTAAAAGACAGTAATAGAAACAatgctcaaaaaataaaaagaatgcaCAACCTCTAAAAGACAGTGCTAGACACAATGCTCAAAATTAAGAACCTAATAATCATTTAGTAGACAGAAAAACAAGCCTAAACAAATTCCATACTATGATAATAACTTCGCTCCCCTTTAAGCTTAACGAATAGAAATGAGAACAAGCACCACAATTAGAATGAAAACTAACATACACAGCGCTGGGTTAGTGACCAGTCTTTACCCCACTAAGCAACTAACCATGAACCTACCTTCCCATTGGTCTCTGAAGTCTAGAATGCGCTACAGGTTCAAAAAAAATAAGTGAACCAAAGTCAAAGTAACCCCAATTTCACTCTCCAAATTCTCCCAATTGGGAAAATCCAACAAGACTAAACTTATTCCTACTTACTCAACCAACTTCATCGCAGCAAGttttcgcttttttttttttttttttttttgagctttgGGTTGTAAAGACTGTGTGGATCTAACAATTTCCCATCTGTTTACTAGATGGTAGAGTTATGTGTATAGCTTCGGTAGCGCAGTACGGAGTCTACAGACTACAGAACTTGTACAggtatcaatatttttttttggttttagtggggggaggggggtgtccAACACCTTCTTTATTATGAAGTCTCTGTGACATCaatattttcattcaattcCTGCAACAGTGCAAGTTCATTCAAACAATGAAAATCTtcgaaaaacaaaaagaatagaatgagagaagaaagaggagactCACAGTCTGATACATGTAGCTATCCAATTCATCAACCGATTCATCGATAGGCATCAAATTTGCCAACGCAACGATCTGCTCACAAACGAAAAAAACTACTCCTTTTTAGTTAGAAACCCAGATAGTCCTCACAATGAAGAGGGGGGAAAACGATGCTCAGACATTAAAAagcaaccaaaacaaaaaacccaaataagaaacaagaagaagacaACCTCATGACCATATTCGatacatttcatcatagcatAGCAGCTATCTTTCCCGCCACTAACTAACCCGACCACCTTCATCTCCCCAACTGCAAATATCTAAACTGAAAACGGAAAATAACACTCGCAGCTTTCCGGCAAAGAATGGGGTTCCACCGCCCAGGGGAGAGATGCTGTTGACTAGTCGGGACTCGGAAGTCGACTCACAGTCGATCGAtcgatcgagagagagagagaactgtgGAACACCGCAGTTGCGACGCTGTCTTACACCGCAGTTGCGACGCTGTCTTATTGAAAGGAATTGTATCAAGTTTGGACTGGTTAGTAAATTGAACTCTCAATTTGCCCTTGAAAGTCCAAAATTTGACCAATggtgttgtttttgtttttcctcgCTAATTATGTGGTTGTAAAATTATTCATAATATTATAAACAGCATAGGGTTATTGATTTCCCTCATGGAAATGATAAAAACTATTTTCTAAGAAATATATAGGTTTTCTggtattgaaaagaaaaattattcttCAAGACAAGGTTTAGAAACTTGAAATAGGATTGGTTGCAAAATCAATATATTCCAGGTATCTAGGGTTTTTTCATACAAAATCGACCTAAGCTAGATGGGAAATCAAGATCGGATTGAAACACTACTTCATGGTACATTGTAAATAAACTAATTCAATCATATGGAAGATTGGTAGAATGATGTGGCATTTACAATCGTTGATAAATAATAGAAGTTCTTGATGGATCAAAAGTCAAAtttcatattcaaattcaaCCACACATTTACACATGTTTAGTGTGTCATGAATCCTTTTGCATGTCCATGGACACCTATAACATTCCACTACATGCTCCTATGAAAAAAACTACCATACATTCTCTCAATCATATTGAAGATTTTTTGACCAACCAACATAAAATTTGTGCCTCATCCAACATGTCATATGGAATATTTTTGGACCAACTAGATAtacttttcccttttaatattTGTTTGAAATAAGAAATTAGGTTAACATGTTTTGCATTCTCTTAGTTAACAACATTACATATACCcccctcacccaaaaaaaaataagagacaaCAAAAGTAACTtcttacccaaaagaaaaagggagggggCGTAGGCTTTCTAGCTTATTGATGGCATACCTATTTTCACCACATGACTAATTATATGGGATTGAAATTTTAACGAATATTCATACGCCAAAACCCTTTACTCACATGTTGAGTTTCAACCctagaaaattttaagaaatattTTAGTTGGAAAGATAAATAATAGAATTCAGGTTTGACAACTTAACATGTGGTCAATTTAAACCATTCTCTAGACATTGCATAGTCAAAATTGGCACATCATCCTTCTATGTGGCATCTTTGTAACTTTAGAAAGGTAGCCCAACAAAGAATATCGTAGCCaatgatatttatttttataccGAATTAAGGAAGATAAATAAGTTAAACAATTTAAATCATAACATGGAATCACAATTTCAGTGAAGGATTTTGAAAAGGaaagatgataaaaaaaaatttatgtgagTGATTGCAATCTTACCATATACAATTAATACTAGAACTCAAATAGGTTTAGTATTACGTGTCTAGTTGCAATCTTACTAATTACGATTTATATTAGAAAGTCAAATAAACTGAATTACATCCTCCGCTATAAGATATACTTTTaagatatttctagaaattaGTGTGGAGAGGGAGGAACGGGAGAGGGAAGGGGAACACACTAGAAGAAAAAGTGCCCACAAAGAAAACTCACATTTCCTCATCTTTTCCATCGAGAAACTATAAGTTTAAGCAAGTTTCCCTCCTTTCCATAACTATGGCATGATTATTAGTTATGATTTTCCTAGATAGACATTTTTCCAAGGAAAGTTGTTTCTATCCAAGAGCACAGTCTACACTTTATGTAGTTGTGTATTACCGTTTGATCTTAccataggaattttttttttttgctacgtCCCTGGTACTAGATAAGAGCCAGCCGGCAAACCTCAGAACATATATGTACCTAGTCACTGTCAAGAGCCACCTAGACTAGCTTGACCGCAGGGTGATCGTAGACCAGGGCTTTCTTCATATGTTTCTTTTTCATTAGGTTTCATTCGATTTGTTGTAAATTGGATGATGGACAAACCAGCACAAAGCAAGCAGTGCTTAGTCAAGTCAAGCAGCTAGTTCTACTTTCTTTGAAACTTATTGCTTTTCCAAGCACCTAAACATGACAACTATTACTTTAATCCCTAAGGTCGAGTTCCTTCTTCTATAAATGACTTACGACCTATCAATTTATGTAACTTTGCTCATAAAATCTAGCGTTTTCTATGTCTATCTCCCTCCTCTCCCAAACAAGAGGTAAGTATGTTTTTTTAAAggcagaagagagagatagacatataaGAGCGCTAGCGTAGACCACACTAATactaaaaaaaacctctttaataaaattaatttaaagtttaaattgaaatcaaatttaTTAACTTATGGGTCTTGTGGAGGATTAACGTGTCTAAGACTTCAAGGATATTTATTATTGCATGTAGTAGTCATACCCAATTTTctatgagatttttatttttatttttttgttgtaatttttttctgaGATTAAAGAGGAAGGAAAATGTTGTACCCATCTAAAAGACATTTAACTTTTCATAACTGATCAAACTAATGGGTGGGTAAGGGTCAAAAAAATAAGTTCAACCCTCCTGGCCCTCATCATTTATTCATTTTCATGTTGGAATTGGAACCTATTGTGATCCAGTGGATGGACAGGTTGGATTAATAATGGTTATTAGATGAATGAGATTGGTAATCAATATACCAATTGAAAATTCTTCTACCAATGGTGTAGCTCATTGAGGAAAGGATTTAGGTGGTCTAAGTATCTGCCACATGACATTTCATATGAGCCCAATTCTTTTGAATAGGTAGACCCCAAAAGGTCTCCTGGTCACATGTTATATTCTAATATAAACAAGAGTTGGTTATGCGGCAAAATAaagttttaagatttttttcttaGTAAATAAAGCTCTAAAAATCATGAATTATTAAGAGGAGGGTGCACCTTATCATGGATCACCAAATGAGTGCACGTCAATACGATAATGTATtctattgaaaataaataaattacatgATAAGGTAATTGATTGAAATAGGccttgaaatttgacatgtgactaaTCCAGATTCCAAACCTATGTCCTTTAtaccaaataattgaaattacCATGTTCTACTTTTATGTGGAACAGTTAAGTCTGCTTCCGGATAAACAATAAGGTGTTCTTGGTTGGACTAGGGCAAGGAACCCCcccacccaccaaaaaaaaaaaaaaaaaatagagagatttGGATCAGAATGAAGATTGGATTGATCATAATCAATCCCAATTTTGATTGACTCTAGGGTTTTAGTCATCGAGTCACTGAGTTTTTATATCCAAAAGCTTATTCTAGGGTACTTGGTTCGGATGTGCAACGAAATTTTTGCCCCATCCAAAAAAATTCTAAGgagatttggattggaatcaagATTGAATTGGACCTGATCAATCTTGATTCTAatcaattctagggtttttgggaatTATATGTTCTAGTCTATTCTGATCCTAGTTCGAATTGGCAAGTATCAATTCAACCTCCAATTTTGAACTTAATAACCTTGAGCAACGAACTCAGTACGAGTCTTAAACTcaaacgtcctaagttcgactctcactaagcacatcttgggccactcacacaaggggtgtttagtgctttcactgctttcaatgaaaattgaatggttctcattcaaccccagtatgacccggtccatgcggttgtggggttcGTATGGGCCTGTGagactagttaggccgaaggcctaCATACCCatcatttagaaaaaaaaaagacctcgagggagttgaaatttttttttctttctgggaCATAGTTCTCCTCGCTTAATCTAGAAGCATTTTCAATGTAGACAGAAGATAACCCAGTCATTTCGCACGTGAGAGAGCCAAAAAAGGATCTTGCTTGTATAATTCTGCATAATCTTGAATGTTATCAGTTCCGGTACGTAGACCAAATGATACATGCGAGCAAAGTTCCTAGTTCTGAGATATAGAAAACATATACTTATCATGCTTGCATATCCATCATTTGAGTCTCCAACAATTATTCCAATAATTACATATCCGATTTGACCTATGGACGAATATGTAAGCATACGTTTCATGCTTCCCTTATGATACACCAGATCCGGCTCGGTTATTGATAGAGTGAATAGATCTGCCATTTCTGAaatctcttcaaattcaaaatgtGGATGTAACAATATCCCCTTGTTCGGTCATGAATAGTGAATAATCAAAATGGATTTTTACTTTTGGTTTACCAACATACACCTGTCCAATGTTGCTGAGCAGTTTTTAGATATCAAACGGACCTCCCCGGAAGGTAATTTTAATGTGGCCGATTTACCCTCTTTTGCAATCAGTTTCGCTATAGCAGCTTCAAGATACCTCCATATCCGAATTCGAATGCATCGgtctcaacaattttaaaacaatCAGGTCGTGCTAAGCTTAAGCATGGGGGTGATTTAGCTTTAAGCTTAATTTTTCGGACAGAATTAGTATGCATAATTGTCTATGATTCAGGTTGCTCTTTAAACCGATTGAACAAAGGTTTGGCGTCCTTTGCTAAATCCTTATAGAACTCAGCAATGTAATTTaggctaccaagaaacctttgaagTTGAGTCTTATCTGTTATTTCATCAGGAAAATTCCATTATCGCTGCGATTAGTATCTTCCCTAGAAGAGAAAGAACTACTAAAATCTCGTAATTTACGATATTCattcaatattttcttttttttagaggACAAATTATCACATTTAAATTATGTTCGATATACTAATACACACCCACCATCAGAAATCTTCTCGAAATTTGAAAAAGGCCAGAAGAAAAGGGTTTGATCCTCTTATTTCTCGAACCGAGAGATCCATGAATCGGGTCCTAATGCATATAGATACAATGGTCCAATGGAGAAAGAGTTTTCAGGAACATTTGGAACATTTTGTTTTTGAGCAGAAGAGCCATTTTCAAGTAGTCTTCGATCGATTACGTATTAATCATGGCATTTTGCACGTTTTGTTTTTTGAGCATTTCTTGCGCCAAAGCAGCAGGGatattttttccacttttgggGGTGATGGGGTGGAATGAAACTTTAAATTGAGAATATCGGGTGTGGGTTGATCCATCACCTGGTACCATTCACATACGGGATGATCATCAAATcctgaatttaaaaaaaaaaaataataataataataaaataaataaataaataaataaaatctgaaaGTCCTAACAATAACGGATACTTGAGAATGAAACCCGTTCAATGCTGGTTATTATTTACGACTGGTTCGAAGAGAAGGAGCAGAAAATGACCGTTTTGTATTTACTTATTTCCAACGGTGTGGAATCTATTTAAATCTAATCCAAAACTAACCAGTCTCCATCAAAtgaatcacccaaaaaaagCTGAGATAAAGACGCGTTTCGTTAGCATTTATGTTTCATAAATCAGAAAAGAGTCCATATATAAtgacttcaaagttcaaataacTCATCTTTTCCAGAGGGGaaggaaccaaaccaaaccagagAGAGAACTGAAGAACCCatttcaaatctctctctccctctccctctcactctgGTCGGTTCATtggtttcttcctctttcttttctcatattttcatttcttccttcCCCCAATTTTGTTTGGACTTTTgtcctattttgttttttctgttttttttgtttttttgttttttgttttttttgttttaatggatccatgtagccaaatCCGTTAAgatgggataaggctgagcagtttgttgttgttattgttggtTGGACCCTTCAATCTTTCTTATATGGTTACTTCTCATTGTTTTGATGAAATCTCTGATCATTGTTTAAAAGATTGCAAGCTCTGCTAAATTCACATAATGGGTTTAAAAGATCTCCAACACAAGTTCAAGGTAACTAACTATGTACTTGTtgcttttatttcattttctattatttatttatttactaaaAAATGGTTCTTGATTGATGGGTTCCTCAAGAAACTTCTGATTGTGAATCTCCATGTCTGCTGAGAAACAATTTACTTGTAAACCAGAGCCAGGAATCAGTTGAACCCATGAGTTCTCTAGCTTGTATCTGATAAAAGCTAGCCTTTCCTCAAAGTTTATTGTACAGATAATCTTAATTCTTAACACCCCATTCTATTAATTTATCATCATTTGATAAATTAAGTAATCTCTTTTTTACCCATTTCTTTGCATATGTTCTTGTTTTCATTCATCTTAATTGCCTCTAAATGGTTAAGTTTAAACAAAATTATAGCAAAGGAAAGCTAATTTAAATTGTCCAAAGAAATTGATTGTAAGCGTAAATGAGTAGTTTTGAACTAATAGAATGCATGCATATACACATTTCTCTTGATGTACTGAATGTGTTTCAATGATGTATGTGCTTTATCGAGTAGGCATCCGCGGTGACTCGGTTTCTAACAGGAAATGGGGAAAGAAGTAAAAGAAACGGTTCAAAGAAGTGTTCATGGATAACAACCATCACACATGGGTTCCATGTCATTGATGATAAATCACTGAGAGGCAGATCAGGGTACTCGGATTCTGATTCTGTTTTGGTACAAAGAGAGCAAATCCaggatcaagaggggtggattTTTGGAGTCTTTGATGCTAAGATGGGTGATGGAGTTACTGGGTACTTGCAGTCCCATCTGTTTGACAAGAATCTCAATGAGGTATCTATGAGAATAAGAGAATGACTTCTCTGTAAATGCCATTTCTTCTTCAATATTCTCTCTCAACTAAACTGATGCATCCTTCCACTTACATTGTAAAGATGGATCACTAACTTATTTCGCTATTTGTTTCTGTAGTCTCAGATTAGGAAGAAGAGCAGCAAGGAGACCATGAAAAAAGCATTTCTTTCAACAAGAGAAAAATCACCAGAGGCAGagcaagaaaatgagaggacaaGAAAAATGGGTTCCACCTATGCCATTGTGATAAATGGAGAGAAGGTGGTTGCAGCATACATGGGTGACTATAGAGCTGTTTTATGTAGAGACGGTGTGGCTAATCTGGTAGGCAAAAGGCATCTACGCAGCACTAAGCGACTTTGGCGTCTTAAACTCCTTCCAGGTATTTCACTATTTGCTAACATTTGTTCTATATTTTCTCAATTTGTGTATGAACTACCATACAATGGATCCAACTTCATTGTTTATTGAATTTCTAATATTTGTTTTGACCTCATTGGGATCTCCTGAGTGGGAATGATAGTCACAAGTTGAAACCCAGCATCTGTTCCATACCTGATTTTCTCTCATCATCCCTGATACTGATATAATTcttattttccccttcttctgtaAATGGGCAATCCCTTGAGAACTTATGCTGGAATTTGTATTGGAGTTGGGACAATACCATTCTTAGGACATTAAAATGCATAAAAATCTGGGTGAAGGCCAAGTCCTGAACCAGTTCAACCTGTTAAGAACCCTACTTTAAATGTGCTTAGTAAGTAGAACTTATGCGCTTGTTTACTTGGTGTTCACTTCCTTGTGTATGTTATTTTGTCTAGGTACATTGCATATGCCAAAGGTACGTATATTGGTAAATGAAACTGGCAATGCTGTTTTACCTTCTACCTCAAGACCAGTTATCGGTGTTGAGAAGCTGGACTCTGAAGCAGAGTTTCTTATTCTGGCAAGCAATGGCATATGGGAGGTACAAGCTGTCTTTCAATTTAGTAGCATTACATCAACATTGTTTCTAAGCactataattaatttaattttacgTAGTCATGTAGGAAACTAAACACATAATTGCAATGTCCAACTTTTCAtggtatcatcatcatcttcaatgGAAGTGTGTTCTGTCTAAACAGAACTTCTAAATTTTCTGAAGATAAGATTATACACCAAggatgtgtgagagagagagtgctgAGAGATGCTAACACTTCAAACTTCTCATGGTGATGAACTCCCCAAACCCCCTGAATTGGCATACTTTCAGCTTCAAGCTTGGTGGTG
This Macadamia integrifolia cultivar HAES 741 chromosome 10, SCU_Mint_v3, whole genome shotgun sequence DNA region includes the following protein-coding sequences:
- the LOC122091245 gene encoding putative protein phosphatase 2C-like protein 44; amino-acid sequence: MGLKDLQHKFKASAVTRFLTGNGERSKRNGSKKCSWITTITHGFHVIDDKSLRGRSGYSDSDSVLVQREQIQDQEGWIFGVFDAKMGDGVTGYLQSHLFDKNLNESQIRKKSSKETMKKAFLSTREKSPEAEQENERTRKMGSTYAIVINGEKVVAAYMGDYRAVLCRDGVANLVGKRHLRSTKRLWRLKLLPGTLHMPKVRILVNETGNAVLPSTSRPVIGVEKLDSEAEFLILASNGIWEVMNNQEAVNLIRHIDDPEEAARCLTMEASTRMSRSNISCLVIRFD